A single genomic interval of Camelina sativa cultivar DH55 chromosome 11, Cs, whole genome shotgun sequence harbors:
- the LOC104725586 gene encoding F-box/kelch-repeat protein At4g23580-like, protein MMLPDDLILNCLARVSRLHYPTLSLVSKKFRSFVTSTELYQTRALLNRTENCLYVCLQSCDDSNTLRWFTLCRRPNSSKKILVPIFVDSISPSTFRSDVAMIGSDMYVIGGLIHQNVSSNVKVIDCRSHTLREAPSMQVTRVFPSACVVDEKMYVIGGRENLDSTNWIEVFDTKTQTWEFLRIPSEKLCKSFKYDSVGYEGTIYVGSKGKLGTCKLNKGRWRTVDLAMDTGWTLASSYCVIENVFYRYNNMMIDWYDHKEKLWTTLKGLENLPTYPRMRNGKLVDYGGEMVVLWEEYGYDIDKNHKDETIWCAEIAIERRQNGEIWGTISWFDVVFTTNEPYSLVHALATSSI, encoded by the coding sequence ATGATGCTTCCAGATGATCTGATATTAAACTGTTTAGCCCGCGTCTCAAGATTACACTACCCAACCCTTTCCTTAGTTTCCAAGAAGTTTCGTTCTTTCGTTACTTCAACGGAGCTTTACCAGACCCGAGCTCTTTTAAACCGCACCGAGAATTGTCTCTACGTATGCTTACAAAGCTGTGACGACTCTAACACACTACGTTGGTTTACTCTTTGTCGGAGACCAAATAGctccaaaaaaatattggtgCCGATCTTTGTTGATTCTATTTCTCCCTCTACATTTAGGTCGGATGTTGCAATGATTGGTTCTGATATGTACGTCATTGGCGGATTAATACATCAGAATGTATCCTCTAACGTCAAGGTCATTGATTGTCGTTCTCACACATTGCGTGAGGCACCAAGCATGCAGGTGACACGTGTGTTCCCATCTGCTTGTGTCGTTGATgaaaaaatgtatgtaattGGAGGCCGCGAAAATCTCGATTCCACAAATTGGATAGAAGTTTTTGATACGAAGACCCAAACTTGGGAGTTTTTACGAATCCCTAGCGAGAAGTTATGCAAAAGCTTTAAGTACGATAGTGTTGGGTATGAAGGAACTATCTATGTGGGGTCCAAGGGAAAGCTAGGGACTTGTAAGCTGAATAAAGGTAGATGGAGAACGGTAGACTTAGCAATGGATACTGGATGGACTCTCGCATCATCTTATTGTGTGATAGAGAATGTGTTCTACCGTTACAATAACATGATGATCGATTGGTATGATCACAAAGAAAAGTTATGGACAACTTTGAAGGGTTTGGAAAACTTGCCTACTTATCCTCGTATGCGTAATGGTAAACTGGTGGATTATGGAGGGGAAATGGTGGTTTTGTGGGAAGAGTATGGGTATGATATTGATAAGAACCACAAAGATGAAACAATATGGTGTGCGGAAATTGCGATTGAAAGACGCCAAAACGGAGAGATTTGGGGGACGATAAGCTGGTTTGACGTTGTCTTTACAACCAATGAGCCATACAGTTTAGTACATGCTCTTGCTACTAGTTCCATTTGA
- the LOC104725587 gene encoding pyruvate dehydrogenase E1 component subunit beta-1, mitochondrial-like, with protein sequence MLGILRQRAIDGGLAASTLRRTRSALVSARSYAAGAKEMTVRDALNSAIDEEMSADPKVFVMGEEVGQYQGAYKITKGLLEKYGPERVYDTPITEAGFTGIGVGAAYAGLKPVVEFMTFNFSMQAIDHIINSAAKSNYMSAGQINVPIVFRGPNGAAAGVGAQHSQCYAAWYASVPGLKVLAPYSAEDARGLLKAAIRDPDPVVFLENELLYGESFPISEEALDSSFCLPIGKAKIEREGKDVTIVTFSKMVGFALKAAEKLAEEGISAEVINLRSIRPLDRATINASVRKTSRLVTVEEGFPQHGVCAEICASVVEESFSYLDAPVERIAGADVPMPYAANLERLALPQVEDIIRAAKRACYRSK encoded by the exons ATGTTGGGAATTTTGAGGCAAAGAGCCATCGATGGAGGCTTGGCTGCTTcg ACTCTTAGAAGGACGCGATCCGCATTGGTTTCTGCTAGGAGCTATGCAGCTGGTGCCAAAGAG ATGACAGTGAGAGATGCTCTAAATTCTGCTATTGATGAGGAAATGTCTGCAGATCCTAAAGTATTTGTCATGGGTGAAGAG GTTGGCCAATATCAGGGTGCATACAAG ATCACTAAAGGTCTTTTGGAGAAGTATGGTCCTGAGAGAGTATACGATACCCCTATTACCGag GCTGGATTTACTGGAATTGGAGTTGGTGCCGCCTACGCTGGGTTAAAGCCTGTTGTAGAATTTATGACGTTCAACTTCTCTATGCAG GCAATTGATCATATCATCAATTCTGCTGCAAAGTCAAATTACATGTCTGCTGGACAGATAAATGTACCCATTGTCTTTAGAGGACCCAATGGTGCAGCTGCTGGTGTTGGAGCTCAACATTCTCAG TGTTATGCAGCATGGTACGCCTCAGTTCCTGGTTTGAAAGTTCTCGCTCCGTATTCAGCTGAAGATGCTCGTGGTCTTCTTAAAGCTGCCATTAGAGACCCTGACCCTGTTGTCTTCCTTGAAAACGAGTTACT ATATGGTGAATCATTCCCTATTTCAGAAGAAGCACTTGATTCAAGTTTCTGTCTTCCCATAGGCAAAGCCAAG ATTGAACGAGAAGGAAAGGATGTAACGATAGTAACTTTCTCGAAGATGGTCGGTTTTGCTCTCAAG GCCGCTGAGAAGCTCGCAGAAGAGGGAATAAGCGCTGAG gTAATAAATCTTCGGTCAATCCGTCCGCTTGACAGAGCCACCATCAATGCTTCAGTGAGGAAAACAAGTAGATTGGTAACAGTTGAAGAAGGTTTCCCTCAACACGGAGTCTGTGCAGAAATCTG TGCGTCGGTTGTAGAAGAGAGCTTTTCATACTTGGATGCACCAGTGGAGAGGATTGCAGGAGCTGATGTTCCAATGCCTTATGCAGCTAACCTAGAGAGATTGGCTCTTCCTCAG GTAGAGGATATCATCCGAGCAGCAAAGAGAGCTTGTTACAGATCGAAATAA
- the LOC104725583 gene encoding nuclear polyadenylated RNA-binding protein 3-like: MGCGGSRLGGVAAVRAGEGGVVPLPAGIRPLLRRRLEEMKKRSHASVLKGSQTQSKKELLRHGSSDDGEDTDGSLKSSAKVAPAPDHHVEEKKEVILEKVPSRDDVKEVNEEEVVVKKQEDEKHHQDVAKKQEEDNKEVVKKQEEDIHHEDVTINVKKEGDDGKNHDEDERSIMSNFDERMIGPGSPSFRVYCIDVPSSDDDDEEKDGEDTRKSMEIESSVMTEIKEDGSIVKKEKRERRGKRFGIGLPKKYLANVTAPCYAGGGCMGNTHSRLVQEKPRQ; encoded by the exons atggGTTGCGGTGGCTCGAGGCTTGGAGGTGTGGCGGCTGTCAGGGCCGGAGAAGGAGGCGTTGTGCCACTTCCGGCGGGAATACGTCCACTTCTAAGGCGAAGGTtagaggagatgaagaaaaggaGCCATGCAAGCGTCTTGAAAGGGAGCCAGACGCAGTCTAAGAAGGAGCTTCTTCGTCACGGCTCTTCTGATGACGGAGAAGACACTGACGGCAGTCTGAAGTCGTCGGCTAAGGTGGCTCCGGCACCTGATCATCacgtggaagagaagaaagaggttATTTTAGAGAAGGTTCCGTCGAGAGATGATGTCAAAGAGGTGAATGAGGAAGAAGTGGTTGTTaagaaacaagaagatgaaaaacaTCATCAAGATGTTGCGAAGAAACAAGAGGAGGATAATAAAGAGGTtgtgaagaaacaagaagaggaTATTCATCATGAGGATGTGACCATCAATGTtaagaaggaaggagatgatGGCAAGAATCATGATGAAGACGAAAGGAGTATCATGAGCAACTTTGATGAAAGAATGATAGGTCCTGGATCTCCAAGCTTTAGGGTTTATTGCATCGATGTTccttcttctgatgatgatgatgaag aaaaagatggagaagacACAAGAAAATCGATGGAAATCGAAAGTAGTGTCATGACAGAGATAAAAGAG gacGGAAGCATCGTCAAAAAGGAGAAAAGGGAAAGGAGAGGGAAGAGGTTTGGAATCGGATTGCCGAAGAAGTATTTAGCCAATGTGACTGCACCGTGCTATGCTGGTGGAGGATGCATGGGGAACACTCATTCTCGTTTGGTGCAAGAGAAACCGAGACAGTGA
- the LOC104725584 gene encoding alpha-taxilin, with product MEESPHSNLLPEVDSLPDGFVDGATEPPPLNSPKTQEETCITTTTNHEAVAVEKAEKPRTFPVPLCETDGNDDDDVDDLIQDSSKLSLEHKEEEEEASPPVCQTLSEGSTQNPTFSKETDSTQSMDSLKPKKQETVETKRKGSKNMFKSEKEFLEFMLKYQQVLSERDSAITVRDKLESLCRELQRQNKLLMEECKRVSTEGQSLRSDLSTKFQDAIKDVSIKLDEQKDESLAQLKENEMLRTKLKHLADQYTLSEQQHEQRLKQKTLELQISALKIKQHEEKLIHEQSQMKVYADQVSQLLSTEKNLRLQLTADGDKFQQFQDALVKSNEVFETFKQEIDKMSKAIKELRKENAFLKSKSEKSDITLIELVEERERLKKLLEKTKKQKDKLESLCRSLQAERKQKETNSADSAAVQP from the exons atggaggAGTCACCGCACTCGAATTTGCTTCCGGAAGTCGATTCTTTACCCGATGGATTCGTCGACGGCGCTACAGAGCCACCACCTCTCAATTCTCCCAAGACCCAGGAAGAAACTTGtatcacaacaacaacgaaCCATGAAGCTGTTGCCGTCGAGAAAGCAGAGAAGCCGAGAACTTTCCCCGTTCCCTTGTGTGAAACAGATGGTAATGATGACGACGACGTAGATGACCTAATTCAAGATTCGAGCAAGCTTAGCTTAGagcataaagaagaagaagaagaagcttctcctcctgtttgtcAAACAT TATCAGAAGGGTCAACTCAAAATCCAACCTTTTCTAAGGAAACAGACTCGACTCAGAGTATGGATTCGCTCAAACCCAAGAAACAA GAGACGGTTGAGACTAAGCGTAAGGGTTCAAAGAATATGTTTAAATCAGAGAAAGAGTTTCTTGAATTCATGCTCAAGTATCAGCAAGTACTTTCTGAAAGAGATTCTG CTATTACTGTCCGTGATAAGCTTGAGTCGCTTTGTAGAGAGTTACAACGTCAAAACAAACTGTTGATG GAAGAATGCAAGCGGGTGTCAACTGAGGGACAGAGTTTAAGATCAGATTTATCGACAAAGTTCCAGGATGCAATAAAG GATGTGAGCATTAAGTTGGACGAGCAAAAGGATGAAAGCCTCGCacaactaaaagaaaatgagat GTTGAGGACGAAGTTGAAGCACCTGGCTGATCAATATACACTTTCAGAACAACAACATGAGCAAAGA TTGAAGCAGAAGACACTTGAGCTACAGATCTCtgctttaaaaattaaacagcATGAGGAGAAACTCATCCATGAACAGTCTCAGATGAAAGTTTATGCAGACCAAGTTTCTCAGCTTTTATCTACTGAGAAAAATTTGCGGTTGCAGCTAACTGCTGATGGAGATAAATTCCAGCAGTTCCAG GATGCGTTGGTGAAGAGCAACGAGGTGTTTGAAACATTCAAACAAGAAATTGATAAG ATGTCAAAAGCAATCAAAGAACTTAGGAAAGAAAACGCATTCTTGAAGAGCAAAAGTGAGAAGTCTGATATCACTCTCATTGAACTCGTTGAAGag CGTGAAAGATTGAAGAAACTGTTGGAGAAGACTAAGAAACAGAAAGATAAACTTGAGTCGCTATGCAGATCCCTTCAAGCTGAAAGAAAACAGAAGGAAACTAACAGTGCCGATTCTGCTGCAGTTCAACCATGA
- the LOC104725582 gene encoding NAC domain-containing protein 41-like codes for MDISAQRFAMNGRSMRLPPGFRFDPDDEDLVFEYLAKKVLHRPMDFDLPELRSCNVDPWDLLGERNKEVYYFVKKEERERKGRETLSGYWEKCEEEEVMEAGDRECSHLEGRRKTFAFYIGKRPRGTITPWIMYEFRLLSSRATRWSSSLLPRGDLGKWGAVKVVVKEENEEEMVEDEHESDESDGEEVIQSR; via the exons ATGGACATTTCTGCGCAGAGATTTGCCATGAACGGAAGAAGCATGAGACTCCCTCCTGGGTTTCGGTTCGATCCCGATGATGAAGATCTTGTGTTCGAGTATCTCGCAAAGAAGGTCCTCCACCGTCCGATGGACTTCGACCTCCCTGAGCTCCGATCTTGCAATGTTGATCCTTGGGACTTGCTAG GTGAGAGGAACAAGGAAGTGTATTACTTCGTGAAGAAGGAAGAACGAGAGAGAAAGGGAAGAGAGACGTTATCAGGTTACTGGGAAAAgtgtgaagaagaggaagtaatGGAGGCTGGTGATCGTGAATGTAGTCATTTAGAAGGAAGGAGAAAGACATTTGCTTTCTATATTGGGAAAAGACCTCGAGGCACAATAACTCCATGGATCATGTATGAGTTCCGACTTCTTTCCTCTAGAGCTACAAGGTGGTCATCGTCCCTTTTGCCTCGG gGGGATTTAGGGAAATGGGGGGCAGTGAAGGTGGTGGTGAAGGAAGAGAATGAGGAAGAGATGGTGGAGGATGAGCACGAGTCGGACGAGTCTGATGGCGAAGAAGTTATTCAAAGCCGGTGA
- the LOC104725581 gene encoding mitochondrial import inner membrane translocase subunit TIM8, translating to MDPSLANNPELLQFLNQEKERAMVNEMVAKLTSVCWDKCITSSPGSKFSSSETSCLTHCAQRYMDMSMIIMKRFQSQ from the exons ATGGATCCTAGCCTCGCCAACAACCCTGAATTGCTTCAATTCCTCAAC caagagaaagaaagagccATGGTGAACGAAATGGTGGCAAAGCTAACAAGTGTGTGCTGGGACAAGTGCATCACTAGCTCACCGGGGAGTAAGTTCAGCTCAAGCGAGACTTCTTGCCTCACTCATTGCGCGCAACGCTACATGGATATGAGTATGATCATCATGAAACGCTTTCAGTCGCAGTGA
- the LOC104728773 gene encoding uncharacterized protein LOC104728773 has protein sequence MDLIIRSGFGQQDGIGQRDGVGEREYDEEGEDRDEFHVDMLAQEFTDAEESIRHDTYPESDDEEEGRGRGAGRGRGAGPERVFTDIGRGDGTLWKDQSFYNGVAFKESVLDYALHTGYNLKQYRYDKDKLGFRCVGDKGNCEWKVFAALLPNASLWKITKYIDKHCCTPNGECEMFKVPVIARIFLDKIREEPDHYKPLRIEQIIMERWKISATRPQCQAARRKALGWIEYEYEQQFARLRDYQAEILEANPGSVVEIDTIKNDAGQDVFNRFYVCFDALRRTWKQTCRPIIGVDGAFLKAKIKGQLLAALGRDADNGIYPIAWCVVQVENKDNWLWFVKRLKTDLDLNEGDGYILVSDRQKGLIKAVELELPQIEHRMCVRHIYGNLKKTHPSKKQIKPLLWHMAWSYNAKQFGERLEQIHAYDTGVYDDVMKSKPKSWCRAFYKLGGYCEDVDNNFTESFNKTIDKAREKPFVAMLETVRRLSMVRIAKRSALSHSHKGN, from the exons ATGGATTTAATAATCCGATCTGGTTTTGGGCAACAAGATGGTATTGGGCAAAGAGATGGTGTTGGAGAACGAGAGtacgatgaagaaggagaggatCGAGATGAATTTCACGTCGATATGCTTGCTCAGGAATTTACCGATGCTGAAGAGTCGATTCGTCATGATACGTACCCAGAAAGtgacgacgaggaagaaggtcgtggtcgtggtgcgggtcgtggtcgtggtgcggGTCCAGAGAGGGTGTTTACGGATATCGGACGTGGTGATGGAACTTTGTGGAAAGACCAATCCTTCTACAATGGGGTCGCATTCAAGGAGAGTGTCTTGGACTATGCACTACATACTGGTTACAATTTGAAGCAATACAGGTATGACAAAGATAAACTCGGGTTTAGATGTGTTGGGGATAAGGGCAATTGTGAGTGGAAAGTGTTTGCTGCACTTCTTCCAAACGCATCTTTGTGGAAGATTACGAAATACATTGATAAGCATTGTTGTACCCCCAATGGCGAGTGTGAGATGTTTAAGGTCCCAGTCATAGCTAGAATTTTTCTCGATAAGATTAGAGAGGAACCGGATCATTACAAGCCTTTGAGGATTGAACAGATTATCATGGAAAGGTGGAAGATATCCGCTACTAGGCCACAATGTCAAGCTGCTCGGAGAAAGGCTTTGGGATGGATAGAGTATGAGTATGAACAACAGTTTGCACGACTGCGAGATTACCAAGCTGAGATCTTGGAAGCAAATCCAGGGTCTGTTGTGGAGATTGATACAATTAAGAATGATGCTGGTCAAGACGTCTTCAAtcggttttatgtttgtttcgatGCCCTTAGAAGAACTTGGAAACAGACTTGCCGGCCAATAATAGGAGTTGATGGCGCCTTCTTAAAGGCAAAGATCAAGGGACAGTTGCTTGCTGCATTAGGCAGAGATGCAGACAATGGCATCTATCCAATAGCCTGGTGTGTTGTTCAAGTTGAGAACAAAGACAATTGGTTATGGTTTgtgaagagattgaagactGACCTGGATCTAAACGAGGGAGATGGTTACATTTTAGTGTCTGATCGACAAAAG GGGTTGATAAAAGCTGTGGAGTTGGAGTTACCACAAATAGAGCATAGAATGTGTGTTAGACACATCTatgggaacttgaagaagactcATCCTTCCAAGAAGCAAATCAAGCCACTCCTCTGGCATATGGCTTGGAGCTATAATGCAAAACAGTTCGGTGAGAGACTGGAACAGATACACGCTTATGACACTGGTGTGTATGATGATGTTATGAAGTCGAAACCAAAGAGCTGGTGTCGTGCCTTCTATAAGTTGGGGGGTTATTGCGAAGATGTTGACAACAACTTCACAGAATCTTTCAACAAGACCATCGACAAAGCAAGGGAGAAACCGTTTGTGGCAATGTTGGAGACAGTTAGAAGACTGTCTATGGTTCGGATTGCCAAGCGTTcagctctctctcattctcacaaaggtaattaa